Proteins encoded in a region of the Deltaproteobacteria bacterium genome:
- a CDS encoding cyclic nucleotide-binding domain-containing protein — translation MNNDECGTSPEDILLPVLVEALNESPKDYRLRRGMVTAIGELGFRNHAITAACHVADDLVHQGHILPALLVLCGSSDYRGFTSAPIQERLRSLHAASSASDEAMVEQIFIEATPLTRKDIPNLDPETLKALSVEEQVGRVLGFLAEPAIDSYEGIALPMPLFTEMPCEHFLSATPYLACEYVAAGETIIKAGEDANSVLIIAEGEVNVTLDDKRLARLGAGSVIGEMALFTRCKRRANVIATSEVSYIELQGSDALALCEKSATFQEDLRRFCNKRMIQNLIRTSPLFAKFDVGTASMLAQSFVQKLFSKGDILVSYGEPRKGLWLIANGTVDVRMPNTLDVLKKVATLEQGDVFGEISLITSVPATAQVMANSEGWALFLDKSHFEGLIKEHPELSDYLNEVCRERVGGHAESKSLKPIRVPKLEIDNTFGMPVGELTSNEREPNQLN, via the coding sequence ATGAATAATGATGAGTGCGGAACGAGCCCAGAAGACATCCTGTTGCCAGTTCTTGTTGAGGCTCTAAACGAGAGTCCAAAAGATTACCGGTTACGCCGGGGTATGGTGACGGCCATTGGTGAGTTGGGATTTCGCAACCATGCCATCACGGCAGCATGTCATGTGGCTGATGATTTGGTTCATCAGGGTCATATCTTACCAGCACTCCTCGTTTTATGTGGCTCAAGTGATTATCGAGGATTTACGTCGGCACCAATTCAAGAAAGACTGCGTAGTCTTCATGCTGCGAGTTCTGCATCAGATGAAGCCATGGTAGAGCAAATCTTCATCGAAGCCACACCACTTACTCGCAAGGATATTCCTAATCTCGACCCAGAGACGCTTAAAGCCCTATCGGTCGAAGAACAGGTCGGCCGTGTGCTCGGGTTCTTGGCAGAGCCGGCGATTGATAGTTACGAGGGTATTGCTTTACCTATGCCGCTCTTTACGGAAATGCCATGCGAGCACTTTCTTTCGGCAACACCCTATTTAGCATGTGAGTATGTCGCCGCAGGTGAGACCATTATTAAGGCAGGTGAGGATGCGAACTCGGTCTTAATCATCGCGGAGGGTGAGGTGAATGTCACTCTGGACGACAAGAGATTAGCTAGGCTTGGGGCGGGCAGCGTCATCGGAGAGATGGCTTTGTTTACAAGGTGCAAGCGACGGGCAAACGTGATTGCAACCAGCGAGGTGTCCTATATTGAACTCCAGGGTTCGGATGCGCTGGCCTTGTGTGAAAAGAGTGCTACGTTTCAAGAAGACCTTCGCCGGTTTTGTAACAAGCGTATGATTCAAAACCTCATTCGTACATCCCCGTTGTTCGCAAAGTTCGATGTGGGCACCGCGAGTATGCTCGCACAGTCCTTCGTCCAGAAATTATTCTCGAAAGGAGACATTCTTGTTTCCTATGGAGAGCCTCGGAAGGGTCTTTGGCTCATTGCCAACGGTACTGTTGATGTAAGAATGCCAAACACACTGGATGTTTTGAAGAAGGTGGCCACCTTAGAGCAAGGTGATGTTTTTGGTGAGATTTCGCTTATCACTTCAGTGCCGGCAACTGCACAGGTGATGGCGAATTCGGAGGGTTGGGCGTTGTTTCTTGATAAGTCACACTTTGAAGGTTTGATAAAAGAGCACCCTGAACTCTCGGATTACCTTAACGAGGTATGCCGCGAGCGAGTGGGCGGCCATGCTGAATCAAAATCCTTAAAGCCTATCCGTGTGCCAAAGTTAGAAATCGATAATACATTTGGCATGCCAGTGGGCGAGCTTACTTCAAACGAGCGTGAGCCGAATCAGCTGAACTAA